Genomic segment of Synechococcus sp. A15-28:
TGCGGGGATGGGGTGCTGACGGCGCTGCAACTGGCGACGCTGTGTCATGCCCAGGACATCGCCTTGAGCGACTGGCTGGATCGCAGTTTCCAGCCTTACCCCCAGAAGCTGGTGAATGTGACGGTTCAGGACCGCGCCCGCCGCAAGGGATGGTCCAGCTGCATGCCGCTTCAAGAGGGGGTGCTCCAGGCGGAAGCGAGCATGGGGGACGCCGGGCGGGTGTTGGTGCGCGCCAGTGGCACCGAGCCGGTGCTGCGGGTGATGGTGGAAGCGGAGGAGCAGTCGTTGGTGGACCGCTGGACCCAGCACCTGGCGGCCTTGGCCGATGAGCACCTCAACGCGGCCTGAGCACCAGCTCTCGGGCCATGGTGAGTGCGCCCCAGCAGGCATCCGACGCAGAGGGTGCCCAGCGTGCACCGGGGATCTCAGCGACGATTCCCTCCTCAACCGCCCGTTGAACACTGCCCTGGTGCAGCAGCACGCTGCCGAGCCCCGTTACCGCCGGCTGCTGCAGGGCGAGTTCCCGAGCCACCGTGGCGGAGCAGCACACCAGAGCTGCAGCCGAATGCTGGACGATCATCTGTGCTGCCGGAAGGCCGGCGTCAGCGGCTTCCACCAGCAGCGGCGCCAGGGCGGCCAGGTCTGCGGCAGCGCGAGACGGGTGCACCACCCAGGCTTTGACATCGGCATGGCTGCGGCAATCCAGTTGCTCCCACATCCGCTGGCGCAGGGGGTGGTCCGGCAGCCTCCCATCCGCCATTTGCAGGGTCAGTTGCAAACCCTGATGACCCAGATCAAAGGCTGAACCAGCGCCATCGAGCATCCAGCCCCACCCGCCGCAGCGGTGTTCCCGCCCATGGCGGTCCCGGCCGATGCAGATCATGCCGGTGCCGCTGATCAGAATGATTCCGTCACCATCGGGAAACGCTCCCCGCAGAGCGGTGCGTTCGTCGCCGGTGGCCAGGGTTTGGCTCCGGGGGAGAGACAAGGCGTCCGCCAGTAACGCTGTGGCTCTCGGCTGCAGGGGAGTGCCCTGCTCAATGCCGCTGGCACCGATCACGGCAGCATCCAGCCTCAGGTCCGCCTGCCCTTCAAGGGCAGTCTTCAGGCTGATGAGCACGGCCTGGCGGAACCGTTCGTCACCGCCGGCGGCATCGAGGTGAGAAACGCCAGGCCCCAGTCCTTCCCCAAGGGTCTGCCAATGATCCCCCCCCCAGCGGCAGACCCGGCAGCGGGTCTTGGTCTGGCCGGCATCGAATCCTGCGAGCTGCATCACTTTCGCAGCCAGCTGACGCTGAGGCTGGCAAGAGCAAACCAGCCGATCAGCTGCACCTCCGGTCGGAAGAAGATCGTGTCGGTGATGCCCTGGGTGAGCAGTCCGGCAATGGCGGCGAGGCTGCCGATGGCGATCAACCCCTGCGGCCCGTGGATGCGGAGTCCGCGCTGGATGCTGCTCAGCAGCAGTCCCAGGCAGGCCAGCAGCCCTGGAATACCAGTCTCCACCAGGATTTCTAGCGGCACGGAGTAAGCGCTGAGGGCATTGAACTTCGGCTGCTGATAAAGTGGGTAGATGCTGTTGAAGGCGGTGTTGCCGGGCCCGATCCCCAGCCAGGGACGGTCTTGAACCATGTCGAGCGCCGCCAGCCACACATTGATGCGGAAGTTGTTGGAGCTGTCACCGCGACCGGCCAGCAGGCTCATTGCCCGGGTGCGGATCGGTTCCAGCTGAGTGATCGCCAATGCCAGAACGATGCCTCCAACCACCAGGGCGCCAAGGGGCAGCAGGCGTCGCCACAGGGGAGGCCAGTGGGCTGTGCCGCGGAGCAGCAGCAGCAGTCCCGCCAGGGCCAAGGCCACCAGGAGACCCAGCCAGCCGCCGCGGCTGTAGGTGAACAGCGTGGCGGCCCCCGCCAGCAGGGCTGTCGCCGCAGCGACCAGCCGGTAACTCAGCCGCCTCCAGCGCAACGCGGCAATGCACGCCAACGGCACCAGGGGCAGGAGGTAGCCCGCCAGGAGATTGGGATTCCCCAGCGGCCCGTAAATGCGAATCGTGCCGGCACTCACGGAGTTGGGATCGGCCCAGCCGGCGAGCTCTTCGGTGGAGGCATACAGCTGCCGCAGCGCCAGGACACTGCTCAAAAGACCCCCTCCCAACAGGGCGGCCAGCAGTCGGTCCCACCAGATGATCTGCCGTTCCAGCAGCGTGCGCATCAGGGCGAACACCCCCAGGTAACTGGCCAGCTTCAGCAGGCCCTTGGTGGCCGCGATCGGCACAGGCGAGAACCCTGTGCTGACCAAAGCGATGGCGAGGTAAAGCAGCACCCAGCGGCTGATGGCTCCGATCCCTTCAGCGGGGGTGATCAGTGACCAGAGCAGCCAAAGCAGGCCGGCGGCGGCGATTTCCAGCCCCAGGCCACTGCGGGTCACGAAGGGCAGGCTGGCCAGCAGCAGCGTCAGCACCACCCCCGAGAGCCGCTCCAACCGCTGCTGCACGGCCGCCGTCGCCGTCAGGCATCCCCGCCAGCGCAGGAGCAGTGAGCTGGACGGGTGATCAGTGGCATCGGCCATCGCTAGGCGTCAGTGAAGACCGTCTCAGCGGGATTATCGAGCTCCTGCCAGCGGTTTTCCAGTGCCTCCGCATCGGGGAGTGGATGTGCGTTGCGCTGGTAGAGCACCCGATACACGGGAAGATTTTTATCGAGGACGTACTGCTCCCGTTCCGTGGGGACGGCCAGGGGGTTGTCATCCCGCCAGGGTCTCGCATCCGATTCAGGACGGTTGAAACAACCGCTCAGTTCCGTGAGGGCCACCATCGGTTCGATCACCGCCAGCACATCGCTCTGCAGAAACAGCTCTCGCCCGGGCTGAAGGGCCGCCGCGATGGCCAGCAGCAGAGCGGGCTGCAGAACACGCCGCTTGCGATGCCGGCGTTTGAACCACGGGTCGGGAAATTGCACGGAAACCCGCTGCAACCTGTCGTCCGGCAGCGCGGCAAGCCAACTTTCCAGGCTGATGTTGGCATTGCAGAACAGCACACGCACATTGCCGTTGCCACTGGCGACGGCATCGCGGTCGGCGGAGGTCACCAGGGGGCGTCGAATCTCCACGCCCAGATGGTTCCAGGCCGGGTTCAGTTCAGCGAGTCCCAGGATGCAGCGTCCACGGGCACAACCGATATCGAGATGAATCGGTTGGTCGGGGTGGACGAACAGCTCTGCGGGAGACGGCAGCTGCAGCGGCAGCTGGAAGAAGCGGCTGAGGGGATTGACGTGCTGGCGCAACGCTCAATCGGCATTGGAGGGAGGATCCTGCCTCAGCAGCCCCCAGCAGGCGGTGTAGCCGTGAAGATGCGTGGATCCGGCGACCGGGCCGATTTCACCATTGCAGAAGGCACCGGCCATCGGCAGGTTCGGCATCACCGATCTGGCCAGGGTCACATCGCCATCCGGCTGGCCGAACAATCCCTGGCCACGCCCCAGGCAGGCCATCAGCAGACCGAACACGGGAGCGGATTCTGTGCCCTCGATCGATGAGCGCAGCAGGTGGAGCGCTTCATGGCGGGAGGCGTCAGCTTCCCGCAGCTGGAACTGAACATTCATCCCGGGACGCACCCGGTCGGCAACGGCCACGGCACCGTTGTTGGGATCCACCCCGATCAGATTGCGCACCAGGAAGGCGCCACCATCACCTTCAAGACTGTTGGGGGTGAGCTGCAGGTTTCGGCGTTCGATGCCGAGAAAGAGGGAATGACGGACTTGCTCCCGTTCCACCTCGGTCAGGTCCGCCAGGATCCGCTGCAGGCAGGCCACCGGGGTGTCGCGACGTTCCCCGTCACTCAGTTCAAGCACCACGTTGCGCTGAACCTGCTCGATTGAAAACACCGGCCCGATCGGACGGCATCCTTGAGCCACCACGCTGTCCAGGCGCCAATCGCCGCCGATGGAGCAGATCACCGCGCCGGTCACCACGCGGTCATCGAACAGCAGTGAGCCGTGGGGTGCATTGTGCGTGCAGGCAATTCCGCCGATTTTCTCAGCGGCTGGAAAGGCATAGTCCATGCCGCTGATCAGATCGTTGATGTTGCTGCTGGTGGGATCGATGAGCAGGATCTGGCTGCGGCACTGGTCTGGATTGAGGCCACTCCAGTCCTGCCATCGCTGAGCAGAACCGTCGAGATCCGGCAGCTTCGCCGTAGAGAGAGCCACGGTTTCGATGTCGGCACCGGGCAGATTCAGCAGGGTCACGCTGAGGGACGGCGCCTGCTCGATTTCGGCGGCACTGCCATCGGCGCGGGTACCAACAACACCTCCTCCGGCGGCTCCAAGCCAGTGCCTGGACCTCAACTCCCGGCGCAGGAGCGGCAACAGTCGGGGCAGGTCGCTGGCGTACCCCGTCGAGGCGAACACCAAGGCCAGATCCGCTTCCCCCCGTCGACCCAGCTGGCTGACGACGTCGCGAACCGCTTCCTCCATCGAGGGACGAGTGGAGAGGGCCGACCGACAACTGGGCGATGAGGTCGCAGAGCGAATCCAGTCGAGGGGAGAGAAAGGGGCCATGAATCGGACCTTATCAATCCCGGCAGCACTGTGCGGGACATCGATAATGGCGCCACTTCAGGTTGCCGTTGTGAACGAGCTTTCCTATCGGGTGCTGGTATGGCTCACCTATCGGCTGGCGGCCACGGTGGCTCTGGGACTGCCGTTGGTGCTGCTGGTCTGGTCGGCCTGGCGGCGTGAGCCTGTGGTGCAGCGCCTGCTTGGTCTGTACTGGAAAGTGGCCAGCCTGATGGTGATCAGCCTGCTGTTGCTCACCGACGAGCGTCCCTTGGGCTACCTCACCGCTGTCCTGGCGCCCGTTCTGATGGTGGTGAGTGTCTGGTTCTGGGTGGATCTCAACGAGGAACTGGCGGACCAGCCCACCTGGCGTGCGTTGCCGCTGACCGTACGTCTCTGGCGCTGGGCCCTCAGCGGATTTGGTGTGATCAGCCTGGTGATGACCACCACGGGGCTGCGCTGCATGGAGTCCCAGGCCAGCCCCGATTGTTCCGCCTGGCTTGAGGCCCCACAGGGCATTCATCAGGTGGTGGAAACCGTGTTTGATTTCGTCTTCGGAGGTCAGTGGAGCGAGGCTGTTGCCGCTTTCGTGGGCTACGTGGCTTTGGTGGCTTATCTCGCCGGACTGCTCCAGTGGCTGCTGGTGCGTCTGCCCCGCTACGGCCGTGTCGCTGGTGAGTTCTGATGTCCGATGTTGAACTGGTTCAGCAGCTTGAGGAGCGCAGCCGCCAGGAGCCCGAACGGGTTGTTCGGCTCATGGGCACGGTTGAAGGAGAGCCATTTGAACTGCTGATTTTTCGCGGCTTCAGCAGCAGCACCACCCATCCCACTGCCTTCGATCCGGACGCGTCGGTGCTGCCAGCGGGAACGCAGCTCGAGCAGGCGGAAGTGCTCCAGGGTCCGCTCAACCCCACTGAGAGTGTGTTGCTGATCGGACCGATGCCACCCGACGACCTGCTGGCTCAGGCCAACTGGTGAGTCCGGCGTCCCAGAACGCCAACACAGCGTCCGCAGATGTGGGGATGCTCCGGGTGCTGACCAACATCCCCCTCGTAGTGCCAGCAGCGCTCGCATTTGGTCCCCCGCGCTCGGCTCACCTCGATCGATGCCAGCTCGTCGTCGTGACTGGCGAGCACTTCCGCCCAGGGTTCACCGCCCAGCTGCAGCTGGGACACCAGAAGCCAATCCCGCAGGCCATCCACCTCAGGATCAGCGTTGTCGCTGAGCCAGGACAGGGCAGCTTGCATCTCGGGACTGCGGGCTTCGATCCGTACGGCCGCCTCCAATGAGGCGCCAAGTTCCTGCCGGCCGCGGCAATCCTCCAGCACCTTGTTCACCGCCGCCCGCAGGTCGCGGAGTTGCTGCACGGGTGCTGTGAGCGTGTCGTTGCGCCACTCGGTCGGAGCGGAGGGCCATCCGCGCTGGAACACCGAGGTTTCCTGGACTCGGTAAGGAAGGTTCTGCCAGATGTCTTCGGCCATGTGACACAGCACCGGAGCGATGAAGCCGGCCAACCGTTCGATGATCAAGGCCATCACGGTCTGACAGCTGCGCCGGCGCTTGTCCTGGGGGGCGCTCACATACAAACGGTCTTTGGCGATGTCGAGGTAGAAGTTGGAAAGGTCGGTGACGCAGAAGTTCTGCAGCAGCTGGAAGAAGCGGAAAAATTCGTAGCCCTCGAAGGCCTCTGTGATCTCATCCATCACCTCAGCGGTGCGCTGCAGCATCCAGCGGTCGAGCAGCGGCAGGTCCGCCACGGCAATCCCGTCGGTCTCTGGGTTGAAGTCGTGCAGATTGCCGAGCAGATAACGGCTGGTGTTGCGCACCTTGCGGTAGACATCGGCCAGTTGCCGCAAGATGCCGGCCCCGATCGGCACATCGGCGGAGTAGTCCACCGAGCTCACCCAGAGCCGCAGCACATCAGCGCCGTAGGGCGGTTCCTGCTTCTGGTTCTTACCGCCCTCGATGATCACCATCGGATCAACGACATTGCCGAGGGATTTGCTCATCTTTCGCCCCTTCTCGTCCAGGGCGAAGCCATGGGTGAGCACCCGCTTGTAGGGAGCGTGGCCATTCACGGCAACAGAGGTGAGCAGGGAACTCTGGAACCAGCCGCGGTGCTGGTCGGACCCTTCCAGATACAGGTCAGCGGGATAGCTGAGCGTCTCGCGTTGGCTTGAGACAGCAGCCCAGCTGGAGCCTGAGTCGAACCAAACATCCATCGTGTCGGTGCCTTTATGCCACTGGTCGGCCTGGTCGGCGTAGGCGGCAGGTAGCAGCTCGGCTTCGTCTTTCTCCCACCAGACGTCAGCGCCGTGTTCGGCGATGAGCGACTCGATGTGGCTCAGGGTGTCGGCGTTGAGCAGCACCTCGCCGTTGCTGCGGTTGTAGAAGACCGGGATCGGTACGCCCCAGGTGCGCTGACGGGAGATGCACCAGTCGCCCCGCTCCTTCACCATCGATTCGATCCGGTTGCGACCCGATGCTGGGGTCCACTGCACGGCGGCGATCGCATCCAGGGCCTTTTGGCGGAACCCTTCCACGGAGGCGAACCACTGTTCCGTGGCCCGGAAGATGGTGGGTTTCTTGGTGCGCCAGTCGTAGGGGTAGCGGTGGCCATAGGCCTCCTGCTTGAGCAGGGCCCCAGCCGACTCCAGAGCTTCGATGATCTTGGGGTTGGCGTCCTTGAGCACATTCAGGCCCGCGAACGGCCCGGCTTCATCGGTGAGGGTGCCGCCTTCGTCGACAGGGCAGAGCACCGGCAGGCCGTTCTTCTGGCCGGTGTGGAAGTCGTCGACGCCGTGACCAGGCGCGGTGTGAACGAGGCCTGTGCCCGATTCGGTGGTGATGTACTCCCCGCCGATCACCACCGGGCTGGTGCGGTCCAGCAGGGGATGCCGGTAGATGAGACCGGCAAGCAGGGCACCTTTCACCGTGGCGCGCTGCTTGAGGGGACATTCCAGGGTTTTGGAGAGCGACTCGATCAGGTCAGCTGCCACCAGCAGCAGGCGGCCTGCGCCGTCCTCGGCCAGGGCGTAATCGAGCCGTTCATTCACCGAAACCGCCAGGTTCGCAGGGAGGGTCCAGGGCGTTGTGGTCCAGATCGCGACCTGAAGACCCTCGCCCAGGGCTTTGGGGTCAGAGGGCAGGTCCAGGCCCTCCTGCTTGACTGCATCCCGCAGCGCCGCCGGCAGCTCCACCGCCGGAAAAGCCACATAGACGCTGGGACTGGTGTGACCGTCGGGATATTCCAGTTCGGCTTCTGCCAGGGCTGTGCGGGAGCTCGGGCTCCAGTGCACCGGTTTCAGGCCGCGGTAGATGTGCCCCTTGAGCACCATCTCGCCGAAGACGCGAATCTGAGCTGATTCGTATTCCTTCTGCAGGGTCAGATACGGCTGCTCCCAGTCAGCCCAGATCCCCCAGCGCTGGAAACCTTTCATCTGGCCATCCACCTGCTTGCGGGCATAGGCGGCGGCTTTTTTGCGCAGCTTGATCGGGGTCAGCGCCTGGCGCTGCTCCGGGTCCATCGACTGCAGCACCTTCAGCTCGATCGGCAGGCCATGGCAGTCCCAGCCCGGCACGTAGCGCACCTGGCGGCCCTGCATCACCTGGTACTTGTTGATGACGTCCTTGAGCACCTTGTTCAGGGCGTGACCCATGTGCAGGGCGCCATTGGCGTAAGGAGGCCCGTCGTGCAGCGTGAATGTGGGGCCACTGTTCTGCAGCCCCAGCTGCCCATCGATTCCGTTGCTGCTCCAGAAGGCCTGCAGCTCCGGCTCCCGCTTCACCGCATTGGCGCGCATGCCGAAGCCGGTCTGCAGCAGGTTGAGCGTGTCTTTGTAGGAGGGACGGCCCTCAGCGGCGGCGTCGCGCGTCTCCTTGCTCACGGGGTCCCTGCTCTGGCCAGGGGATTATCAGTCTTCGCCCTCGCTTTCGCTGGGTTCCGGGCTGGGCTCGATTGAGGGAGTCGGTTCCGTCGGCTCCTTGTCGTCTGATTCGGGGCGCACCCATTTCTTCCCGGACACGCCTGATTTCCCAGCGGGCTTCAGTTGCTTGGCCATGCCCCCGAGGCCTTCGGAAAGACCTCCGGCGGCGCTGCCGAGCTGGCGCAGACCTGTCAACCAGTGGTCCACCGACCGCAGCCGCGCCTGTTCCTCGTCACTGAGGGCTCGCCAGCGGGCCTGCCCCACTTCCGCACTGAGCCGACTGATCAGGAGTCCGCCACAGAGGACCGCCAGCATCGGAGCTCCCCGTAACCGGTCGCTGCTGGTCACCAGCACCAGACCCAGCAGCAGAACAACAGCTCCCCACACCCCGTCTCGCGGCCGGCTCAGTTCCACCGCCAGCAGGGGCAGCAAAAGCAGGGCGAGACCGAACAGCAGGCAAACGTCGCCGCTCAGGGTCGCAAGCATCGGTGACGCTGAATCATCTGCTCCATTGTGGATCGCTCCGTAAGCTCAGTGCTCAGCCCACCTGGCGGAATTGGTAGACGCGCTGGTTTTAGGTACCAGTGACTACCTTAGTAATTGCAACGTGTTTGAGGCTTTATTCGACACGGTTTGCCAAAATCTTGCCAAATAAGCTGCTTAAGTCCGGCTTGCCAAAGGTGAGATCTGGGAAAACCTAATGTTTTCTCTCTCTCTCGGAAGACCGAGAGGCTTTGAAGGACGAATTTCTGGAGGACTTCTCCATGGGCGTGCCTTTTGGAGCCCCAGACCTTCACTCACCCATCGCTGATTGAAGAATGTTCTTTGCAGCATTCACATCAGCGTTCTCGGTGTGTCCGCATTTCAGGCACTGGAGTTGAGATGATAGGAAGGTATCATGCACCTGGTTCTTTAGAGGGTTGGATAGTCTTAAAGACTGATGATCCCAAAGCAATATATCAACATGCAGCTGAATGGGGTGAATTCTTGAATTGGGAGACCACACCTGTATTTACTGATGAGGAAGCTGGTCAAATAGTCGCCAAAATCAACAATTAGAGAACGATTGACAGTCGATCTACAATAAGGGGAATTAGCTCCTTTTTATTTTTATGGGCACTGATGAAGATGAAAAAGTAATTGTGAATACCAAAGACTTACTTGAACGGGCTCGTGATGGCCTTAAGATCGCCCTTGTTTATGCGGGTGATAAAAATGAGCCCGACGCTGTAATCGAGCGACAAATCAACAGCCGAGATTGGAAAAGTTATCGAGTAGTCGCTGAAAATATCGCTGAGACGCTCGAAGCAGAGGGGTTCTCCGATGTGGTTGTATTGCCCGAGGACCGTCACCTCGGAGACGTAATAAGTAGATCCAATATCGACTTAGTCTGGCTGAATTCTGGTGGGGTCCAAGGAATTAATCCAATGGCGCATGCTCCTGCGCTGTTAGAAATGTTAGGTGTCCCTTACATTGGCCATAACCCACTAGCCGTATCAATTCTCGACAATAAGCACGTGTTTAAGAGTATGTGTATGGCTGCATCCTTGCCAACAGCTCGATCTGTGGTGATCGATCCGAGCTCTGAAGGCTGGAATTTCATTTACTCAGAACACTTCGAGTCAGTATTTTATGGGTTCCCAGGACCGTTTGTGATAAAGCCGGTAAGTGGCCGGGCTTCGAAGAACGTGTATTTCGTTGACTCAAAAAGGGAGGTAAAGCATGCGGTGGAGAAGGTTTGGAACGAAACAAACTACCTCTGCCTTGTAGAGGAATATCTCCCTGGAAGGGAATTCGCGATCTCAATTATGGGGTCGCGTGTGCGTCAAGATGGAGAATTCGTAATCCATGATGGACCCTTCGCGTTCTCCGCCGTCCAGCGCGTTTTTGAGCCTCATGAAAAGATCTTCGCTTCGATGGATGAGAAGCCGATTACCGACGACCGCATTCGGTTACTTGATCTCTCTCGCGAGTCGGGGTTAATCCGTGAGATGGAGCATCTGGCTCGCCAAGTCTTTGCATGGTTCACATTAAGTAGCCTGGTCCGACTCGACTTGCGTGAATCAGGTGATGGAGAGCTTCATCTTTTGGAAGCCAATCCAAAACCTGATTTAAAACGCCCGTCCGAGCACTCAGCCAGTATTACTTGCAGAGGATTAGCTCAGCGGAAAATGTCATACGCGGATTTGATAGTGTCAATTCTCGCTGAACGCTTGACAGTGTTAGCAAAGACCGGAAAAAAAGATTCCGCAATCCTTAAGAAACTGATGGTCACTTCGTAAAAATTTTCGAATTGTACAGAAAAGTTCTTGGCTTGGCCTGTTTCCTGCTTCTGTGTGACCGCAGACGCTGCACCGTTGGCTGGTGTACTTCGGGTCTACCCGCACAATATTCCTGCCGCGTTCTTTGCCCTTCTCTTCAAGCTCCGTATTAGCTGGCCAAGACCTGCATCAGCCATTGAGCGATTGAGCCCACCTTTTGCTGCGGCTTGATTCAGCAGGAACGTGCCAGATCCATCTTCTGCTGGTTTGGGCTTAGGACGGCGGGTCATGCTCGCTAATTTCAGGTCTTTAATCGCGAGTGTTCCGTAGGTCCGCAGCAAATAGGTGCTGGTCTTATGCGCAAACAGCTTGCGGGTGCGGCGGATCTTCTCGTGCAAATTCTGGATCTCTTGGGGATTATGCGAATAGTGCATTTATTAGGCCACTTGCAACTTTTGATGCCTATTTAATTGCCTTCTGAATTAAATTATTGGCTAAGTGTCTAAAGCTCTCGGATGACGATCACTTCATATTCCAATACTGACTATCGGTCAGTCGCCGACTACGAGAGCTACGATCTCCTTCAAGATTACTCGGGCTATGACAATGTTATTGAATATTATATTCAAGGTGTCGCAGAAAATTACTATCCTGAATACGTCAATAATATCCTTGATTTCTCCTCTGAGGAAAAGAAGTATATTCGCTTTGCGATGGGCGATTTCAGTCGATTGACTGGCGCCCAGTTTGTTGAGACAAATGATTTTGATTCAGCAGTTATCAACTTAATTAAGATCGATAGTTATAACGATGGTGATTATGTAGGTCTGAACTCACCAGAGGACGGATGGATCGACATCTCTTGGGTGAATTCTGGTGGAGATAAAATGACTGAATATGAAAAGTGGCTGATATGGCATGAAGTTGGACATTCAACAGGCATAATGCATCCCAACAATGATGACAGCCACTCGGATCAATACTTTACCAATAAGATCTCAGTGATGTCGGACAATGAGACTAATTTCTACCCAACAAGTTTAAGAGATCTTGATATTCAGGCGATGCGTAACGTCTGGGGGCAAACATCCTCTCCCGCCTTTATTCGAAGCGATGATCCGACTTTGCCAACATTGTCAACCATTGAATCTGAAGGTAATACTGAGCTTCTGAAGGACTCTTCAGGCAATGCCTATGTACGCCAAGATGGCTATGAAAATCTGCTCACTCTTAGAGACTATGATGGTGTTCAGTATAAAATTGATGGGACGACAAACCAAGCCGCTGGTGAGCGGGAAATATTAGCAGCTGAACGTATCGATGGTATAGATCAAGTTCTGTGGGGCTATTTCGGCGGTGAATCTACGCCAAGCGAATACCGTGTTTACGAAAATGATTTGTGGGGAGAGCCTGATACTGACTACTATTGGTATGAAACAGGTGAATCCGATATTTACGAAATTGGTACACCAGGTTTTGATCAAATAGCCACGTCATTTGGTATTGAGGCTCCTTCTGCGCCAACACCAACACCAACTCCAACTCCAACACCTGAAACTAGTTCGGATATAGATGTTCCTGTCAATAAAAAATGGTCTAAATACTTATGGAAAAAGTCTGGAAAGGATGGAATTATTGATTACTATGCTGACAAGAAAGGAAAGTTAGATAAAAAACAAAATACAAAAATTGCCAAGAAAACTCTTTCATTTGTTGATGACATGCTTGATGAAACCGAGTCAATCTTGGGACTAGAATTCAATAAAGTAAAGAAAAGTAAGCAGGCTGACATTGTCTTCCAAGCCAAGTCAAAAAGCAAAGACGCGACAACTTATAAGACTAAATATGGCATGGAAGTCTCATTTTCTAAGACTCAAAAGAAGCCTACGCAGTACGACATGCAAGACATTAATTATCTCACCGGATACGCTCTTGGCCTCAAGGATTTGAAGGGAAATTCTTACGATGCCGCCGACTCAGTCATGGCAGCTAACTATAGTGATGAATATCTAGGATGGTCCAATAATGATATAAAAGCTCTTCAGTCCATATGGTGATTGCGCTGTATTTGCTGCATATTTATAGACGTTGAACTCATTGATGCTTGCCCAAGGTGAGAGCCTAAACATGCTTTAAGGCAAGTAATATCTATTCTGAAATCTCCCAGTACGACAGCAGAAAGTCATATCTTGCGAGTATTGATATTTCCAGTTTTGGGTAAATGTGTTGGCGCCTAAGGGCGAATGCCTGGACGAGCTCCCCCCGGAGTAAGGGGGGGGGGCTAAAGGATCTTCAGCACGCCGCCACCTCCTGTTCAGAAATGATCCGACGGATCGTTGAGAGCGCCAGTCCCGTCTGCTCTCGAATGGAGCGATAGGAGCACCCCTCGTCCCTTAAGCGCAGAACCAGGCGTTCTTTTGCCTGATTGGTTTTGGGGCGACCGCCAATAGATCCGCCAGTCGCCTTTCGGTGCTGGATGCTCTCCATCACGCGATCCCTGGTCATCTCGCGTTCCACCTCATTCAGTCCAGTCAGCAGACCAATGAGGACGGGTGCCATCTTTCCCATCGCCTTGGTGTTTACCAATCCATCCAGAGTTCGGACGTGAATGCCTTCCTCCTGCAAGTCGTGAAGACGGTTGATCACCTCACGCTGTGTCCTTCCAAGGCGTGAAAGAGCGGTAATGACGAGTTCGTCTCCTTCCACGACTGCATTGAGTGCTGCCTGCAGTTGGTGGCGGTCTTTCTCTGCTGTGCGGGTGCTAACGATCTCCTGGAAGACCACAGCGCACCCTGCATCCTTCAACGCCTTGACCTGAACCTCCAGACCGGCCGCTTGCTTGGTGTCGCCACCGCCGCTGGTTCTTGCATAACCAATGCTTCGGGAGGTCACTGTTCCAAAAAGGGTTGTTCCAGAAACAATAGCAACAAAACACTGTTAATGGAACACTCATATCCCAGTGGCAGCAGTTTTTTGTGAGTGTTCTTGTTTCCGATCGGTTGTTGGAACACTCCTGAACTAGCGCCAAAGCTGATGAAGCATTCGACCACCGACAGATGGC
This window contains:
- a CDS encoding DUF3177 family protein; its protein translation is MNELSYRVLVWLTYRLAATVALGLPLVLLVWSAWRREPVVQRLLGLYWKVASLMVISLLLLTDERPLGYLTAVLAPVLMVVSVWFWVDLNEELADQPTWRALPLTVRLWRWALSGFGVISLVMTTTGLRCMESQASPDCSAWLEAPQGIHQVVETVFDFVFGGQWSEAVAAFVGYVALVAYLAGLLQWLLVRLPRYGRVAGEF
- a CDS encoding IctB family putative bicarbonate transporter, with the protein product MADATDHPSSSLLLRWRGCLTATAAVQQRLERLSGVVLTLLLASLPFVTRSGLGLEIAAAGLLWLLWSLITPAEGIGAISRWVLLYLAIALVSTGFSPVPIAATKGLLKLASYLGVFALMRTLLERQIIWWDRLLAALLGGGLLSSVLALRQLYASTEELAGWADPNSVSAGTIRIYGPLGNPNLLAGYLLPLVPLACIAALRWRRLSYRLVAAATALLAGAATLFTYSRGGWLGLLVALALAGLLLLLRGTAHWPPLWRRLLPLGALVVGGIVLALAITQLEPIRTRAMSLLAGRGDSSNNFRINVWLAALDMVQDRPWLGIGPGNTAFNSIYPLYQQPKFNALSAYSVPLEILVETGIPGLLACLGLLLSSIQRGLRIHGPQGLIAIGSLAAIAGLLTQGITDTIFFRPEVQLIGWFALASLSVSWLRK
- the trmB gene encoding tRNA (guanosine(46)-N7)-methyltransferase TrmB, with product MRQHVNPLSRFFQLPLQLPSPAELFVHPDQPIHLDIGCARGRCILGLAELNPAWNHLGVEIRRPLVTSADRDAVASGNGNVRVLFCNANISLESWLAALPDDRLQRVSVQFPDPWFKRRHRKRRVLQPALLLAIAAALQPGRELFLQSDVLAVIEPMVALTELSGCFNRPESDARPWRDDNPLAVPTEREQYVLDKNLPVYRVLYQRNAHPLPDAEALENRWQELDNPAETVFTDA
- a CDS encoding FIST N-terminal domain-containing protein, with product MAPFSPLDWIRSATSSPSCRSALSTRPSMEEAVRDVVSQLGRRGEADLALVFASTGYASDLPRLLPLLRRELRSRHWLGAAGGGVVGTRADGSAAEIEQAPSLSVTLLNLPGADIETVALSTAKLPDLDGSAQRWQDWSGLNPDQCRSQILLIDPTSSNINDLISGMDYAFPAAEKIGGIACTHNAPHGSLLFDDRVVTGAVICSIGGDWRLDSVVAQGCRPIGPVFSIEQVQRNVVLELSDGERRDTPVACLQRILADLTEVEREQVRHSLFLGIERRNLQLTPNSLEGDGGAFLVRNLIGVDPNNGAVAVADRVRPGMNVQFQLREADASRHEALHLLRSSIEGTESAPVFGLLMACLGRGQGLFGQPDGDVTLARSVMPNLPMAGAFCNGEIGPVAGSTHLHGYTACWGLLRQDPPSNAD
- a CDS encoding BadF/BadG/BcrA/BcrD ATPase family protein, whose amino-acid sequence is MQLAGFDAGQTKTRCRVCRWGGDHWQTLGEGLGPGVSHLDAAGGDERFRQAVLISLKTALEGQADLRLDAAVIGASGIEQGTPLQPRATALLADALSLPRSQTLATGDERTALRGAFPDGDGIILISGTGMICIGRDRHGREHRCGGWGWMLDGAGSAFDLGHQGLQLTLQMADGRLPDHPLRQRMWEQLDCRSHADVKAWVVHPSRAAADLAALAPLLVEAADAGLPAAQMIVQHSAAALVCCSATVARELALQQPAVTGLGSVLLHQGSVQRAVEEGIVAEIPGARWAPSASDACWGALTMARELVLRPR